A genome region from Hevea brasiliensis isolate MT/VB/25A 57/8 chromosome 9, ASM3005281v1, whole genome shotgun sequence includes the following:
- the LOC110663444 gene encoding pentatricopeptide repeat-containing protein At5g39350: MNGPSQTLSKTKHLLTATRTQYLSLLKHYASTRSLTKTKQLHAQTITAGHLSSSRLRSSLADAYMHCGYIPHARKLFDELPERSALLYNNLMTMYVNSGLYLHALKAYVEMLQSGFCLPDNYTYPIVIKACSELSLLGLGRVFHGQTVVSMFGSYTYVQNSLLAMYMNCGKKEAAQRVFDAMKERSVVSWNTMISGYFKNGCAKTALMVFNQMVDFGVEIDCATVVSVLPACGYLRELELGRRVHALLEDKGLGKKTAVRNALVDMYAKCNSMAEARLVFDRIDEKDVISWTSMINGYILNDDVRSALMLCRIMQTEGIRPNSVTIASILSACDNLRDGCCLHGWTIRQNLDLEVIVITSLIDMYAKCHRVDLSFGVFTRTSTNRTAPWNAMLSGCIHNGLATEAIGLFKQMLVKGVEPDGATMNSLLPAYAILADLQPSKNIHGYLTRSGFLSGIEVATCVIDIYSKCGSLESAHQIFNAIPIDVKDIFVWSVIVSGYGMHGHGETAVSLFRQMVWSGVKPNEVTFTSVLHACSHAGLVDEGLCLFEFMLKDHKMQPHDDHYTCIVDLLGRAGRLDEAYDLIRTMPFVPSHAVWGALLGACVIHGNVEVGEVAAQHVFELEPENTGNYILLAKLYAAVGRWEDAENVRHMMNDIGLRKAPAHSLIDAVNI; this comes from the coding sequence ATGAATGGCCCCTCTCAAACTCTATCCAAAACCAAGCACTTGCTTACAGCCACAAGAACCCAATACCTCTCTCTTTTAAAGCACTATGCATCCACTCGTTCCCTTACCAAGACTAAACAACTCCATGCCCAAACCATCACTGCAGGCCATCTCTCCTCCTCCCGCCTCCGCTCAAGCCTCGCTGATGCCTATATGCATTGCGGGTATATCCCTCATGCTCGTAAGCTGTTCGACGAATTGCCTGAACGAAGTGCACTCTTATACAATAACTTGATGACTATGTACGTAAATAGTGGGCTATATCTTCATGCGCTAAAGGCGTATGTTGAAATGCTTCAATCAGGATTTTGCCTCCCTGACAACTATACGTATCCTATTGTTATCAAGGCTTGTAGTGAGCTTTCGTTGCTTGGATTGGGTAGAGTATTTCACGGGCAGACAGTGGTGTCCATGTTTGGTTCTTACACCTATGTGCAAAATTCCTTACTGGCAATGTATATGAATTGTGGGAAGAAGGAGGCAGCACAGAGAGTTTTTGATGCGATGAAGGAGAGGAGTGTGGTGTCTTGGAATACTATGATTAGCGGCTATTTCAAAAATGGGTGTGCCAAGACTGCTTTAATGGTTTTTAATCAGATGGTTGATTttggggttgagattgattgtgctACTGTGGTTTCTGTGTTGCCAGCTTGTGGATATTTGAGAGAATTGGAGTTGGGAAGAAGGGTTCATGCATTACTGGAAGATAAGGGTTTGGGTAAGAAAACAGCAGTAAGGAATGCATTGGTCGATATGTATGCAAAATGCAATAGCATGGCTGAAGCAAGGTTAGTTTTTGACAGGATAGATGAAAAGGATGTGATTAGTTGGACTTCCATGATTAACGGGTACATTTTGAATGATGACGTGAGAAGTGCTTTGATGCTTTGTAGGATCATGCAGACTGAAGGGATAAGACCCAATTCTGTGACTATAGCCTCAATTCTTTCAGCTTGCGATAATTTGAGGGACGGTTGTTGTTTGCACGGGTGGACAATAAGGCAAAATCTCGATCTGGAAGTTATTGTAATTACTTCATTGATTGACATGTATGCAAAATGCCATCGTGTGGACCTTAGCTTTGGAGTCTTCACAAGAACTTCAACAAATAGAACAGCTCCATGGAATGCAATGCTCTCTGGGTGCATTCATAACGGTCTTGCAACTGAGGCGATAGGACTTTTCAAGCAAATGCTAGTAAAAGGAGTTGAACCAGATGGTGCAACAATGAACAGTCTACTTCCAGCATATGCCATTCTTGCTGATTTGCAGCCATCGAAGAACATACATGGTTACCTAACAAGGTCTGGGTTTCTTTCAGGAATAGAAGTTGCTACATGTGTGATTGACATATATTCCAAGTGTGGAAGTCTAGAATCCGCTCACCAGATTTTTAATGCTATCCCCATAGATGTCAAGGATATTTTCGTGTGGAGTGTAATAGTATCTGGTTATGGAATGCATGGTCATGGTGAGACTGCTGTTTCACTTTTCAGACAAATGGTTTGGTCTGGGGTGAAACCAAATGAAGTTACTTTTACTTCTGTATTGCATGCTTGCAGTCATGCTGGTTTGGTGGATGAGGGTTTGTGTTTGTTTGAATTCATGCTCAAAGACCACAAGATGCAACCTCATGATGATCACTACACTTGCATTGTTGATCTGCTTGGTCGTGCAGGTCGATTGGATGAAGCATATGATCTTATTAGAACAATGCCTTTTGTACCTAGCCATGCTGTTTGGGGTGCATTGCTTGGTGCTTGTGTAATACATGGTAATGTTGAAGTGGGTGAAGTTGCAGCCCAACACGTTTTTGAGCTTGAGCCAGAGAACACAGGAAACTACATACTGCTGGCAAAACTTTATGCTGCAGTGGGAAGATGGGAAGATGCAGAAAATGTGAGACATATGATGAATGACATAGGATTGAGAAAAGCACCAGCCCACAGTTTGATTGATGCCGTAAATATATGA